The genome window GCAGAATATTTTTCTAATGcattccagaaaatttaaaaccccgcaTAATCTCCTGCCACATTGGCTTTCTGGGATCTTCAGACAAAAGAGAATTACTGCTCTGCCATCTCTAAGACAGTCAAGATGAACTGCTTAAAATTCAACCCACAAAAATCATAGCTGCCCCAATGTGAGTCATTATGTGAGTCATGACATTGTCCACAAAACTCTTAAGACTCTCCTGCTAAAATGGAACCTTCTTGTTGCCCCTTATAGAAAACTGAATGATAAAAGGGGCCTTAGACCAGATTTTTCCTGCCCATCTTAAGTACTCAGTCCTGTGGCCTCCCAAAGTACTTCATGCTGATCCACCAAAGCTTTGAGGCTCTAAGGGACTGCTATGAATACCACTCCCTAACAGTGTTGCTTGTGGTATCCAGGGCGTTGGATGCATGgacagggaaggagaaggaattaAAATTCTGTTGGGACTAAAAGCCCACTGTTCCAATTCTGCCCTAAAGGGGACAGCCAAGAGTGCAGACAGCAGGGAATCGTGGCCAGATTAACTGTAGGCAGGCAGTGCTCATAGGCCTTGATACCTTGTTGGCCAGCCACTCTTCTTCACAATTGTCCAGGTAGAATGGTTTCAACTCAGTCCGTGGGGCACCAGCCAAGTCAAGTATAGGCCCGGCTGGGCACTGTTTTGGGGGCTTTATTGTGATGCTTGCGACGTTGGATTCTCAGACTTGCTCTCCTGACTGGAAGGGGGCTTGCTGTTCCAGGGACTGTTGGCGCCCAATGCAGGAGAGTTGTTGAAGCTGTCCTCATCATCAATGCCATTGGCAGCGTCAAACTGTGTGTTCTCCAGTCGAGTGATAAGGCGCTCATCTTCGTCGCCAAACTCCCCACCCATCAGGGTTGGCTCGCCCACCACCATCACATCCTGAGGAGGGAAGAGGGTCCCGAAACATAATCGAGGTGGAGACTGCCCTGACCCATATCACAATGTTCAAGGGAGCCAGCTGTCACAACAGCAAGGACCTCTCCCCCTACCCTCCTAGAATGAGGAATCAAAATTAGCCTAAACCTTTACTCACCCTTCCTTAATCTGGCACTTTCAGATGTATTGAGACTTAACAACTAGGAGTGGCACAGAACATCTAGAAGGCACTTTATTTGGGAAGGTTTCAATATTCCCTTCGAACATTGTCTCTCTCTGGACTTAGAACAATGTTGCTATCTATTTCTATTGTATCTGGGCACAAACAGCATCTGATAGATCAGTGGCTGCCCTGGGATATTGGAGAATCAAAGTCTCCTCTCAATTCTCACCTGAGTGGTTCAAGACCTATTGTAACCTATAATAACTGAATATCTTCCTACTCACACACAAAAATGAGACTCTGACCCTATCAGGGTCTACACAGAGCCTTTAAATGAAGAACCACGTTATGGGATTACATTAATCCTTTTTACCTTGTCAAACAGGATGGGCATAATCAAAATAAGTATCTCTGGGACATCTACAATAGATTAGCAAGGATTCCTGACATTCATTTAACAGCAACAACTAAGGTGCTTTCCCTTTCTAAACCAGGTTGCTGAAAATCAGGAATGGATTTCTGGATAAAAGGACTGAGAGATCAATTCTGGCTGGCTTACATGCTCAGACATGATCCTTAACTCTTAGGTGTTTCCCTGAATCTGGCTTGGAGAACTCCTAGAAGCCTGAATTCTACCAGATTTGTTGTACAGGAAGCATCACCCATCTTTTGGGGAAAGTGCTTCGGCTGCATGAAACATGGCCCCAGGCCAAGGAATTCTCaggttaaaaggaaaagaaaaaatgaaaaggggATGCTTACAGGTACCTGACTGGAGAGGGCAAAGGTGCTGGCTGGGCTCTTCTTtttgctgttgctattgttgGTATTGCCTCCGCCAGAACTCATGGTGCTACCTCCAGACATCTTCCTTTTCCGGCGCTTACTAGGCTGCTGACGTGCAGGTTCAGCTATGAAGGTGTTTGTGAAATAAAATTTGGTGAGATATCTTGCCTTTAGTAAAAAGAAACTAATGTTCTCAATTGTTTCAACACAGTCAAATTGTAAATTTGCATGTTCCAAGCAAGacctgaataaatgaataaatacttcCCATTATTTATTCATAAATTTATATACCATCTGATTCAAATTTTGTAGCTTATCTATATTTCCACACTAACTTCCACTTTCATTTTTACGGCTTGTGCTATAGTTTCAGAGATAGGTTTTTAGCACAGGATAACACTCATCAAAGCGCTGAGGCATTCCAGCTGCAGGAAGCCAATTCCCTGCTGCCCTCAGGTGGGGTTGGTAGGAAATACATCTGATTTATTGGTCAGTGCATAGGATATTCTTCCCTACTGCTCAAAAGTCTCACCAGGTGGCGCCACCATACGTTGCCACTTCTGGAATAAGCACGTCTTGAGGCAATCCCGAGGACTGAGACTGTAGGTCTTGTGTCGAGACATCAACTCCTGCATTGGTTCTAGGATTACGCACAGCTggtaggaagaagaggagagagaaattcGGTAGTAGAGGACAATCCCAGATGGAATCGTCCTGGAGCCATAGATAGATTTCTAAACATTGATCTGAACCTGGCCAGATATGGACACAGACATTCTGACAAAACAAACAATTTCTTAGTGCCTGATATCTGGGACGTACAATAAACAATAAGGAAATGCATCAATAAAGAACAATAAAGAATATTGTTAAAAATAAACAGCATTCACCTTTCTTTGAGGCCAATGCCAAACAGTGTTGGTCAAGAGCAAGAGGTTCAGCCCACAACACCTAGGGTGTCGCGGGACTCGGTGCTCTCTCGGCTCCTTTTTAATATCTATAGAAAGCCAAGGGTGAATTCATCTGTCACTGCGGACTGTACTATCATCAGTATGCAGATGATACCTAATTGCACAGTCATGTTCTGGATGATGCTGTGGATGCCCTTTTGCAGCACCTGGAGATTTTGGAGGTCTGGATAGAAACAACTGGTTTCAACTGAACCTTGGTAAGACAGAGTGGCTCTGGGCAGGGGTCCTCTATAGTCTAATACTTGCCATCCTTGATCCTGGATGGGGCTGCATTGCCCCAGACCAAACAAGTATGTGATttaaattaggggtctccaaccttggcaactttaagcctggaggacttcaactcccagaaccccccgccagcaaagctggctggggaattctgggagttgaagtccctccaggcttaaagttgccaaggttggagacccctgatttaaagagcCTGCTGGACTAATGAATATATTTGAAGAGTAGGTGGATAGCCATGGCTAGGAAAGCCTTTAGTCAGCTTTGTGTTGTAAACTAGTTATGCCCCTTCCTGAATTGAGAAGCTCTTCTCTGAGTTCCTTATCCTGTACTCATCTCCCATACAGACTTCCACAATATGCTCTACAtaaggctacccttgaagagttcCTGTGAGCTGCAGCTGGCACAGAATGTGGTGGCGTAGGTCATTTTGGGCATCCCTAGTGTTGTGCATGTGATGCCTATCTGAGCTGCCTAGGATGCCTGtttgcttctgggtacaattcaaggtgctgattattcCCTCTAAAGCACTTCATGGCATGAAACAGCACCCATTTAGACAGGAGGGTATGTTGTAGACACAACTGAGTAAAAAATCTGATTGGCAGTGTCTAGGAAGAGAGACTTCCCTGTCATTGACTCTGCCATATGGAGTATCATGCCCCAGAGGAGACGTGGGTGCCCACTCTTATAGGCTCCAGAAGAACATTAAGACCTAAGTTCTTCAACTGGCATGGGGATCTAATAGTGGCACACAACCCAGGGTATGGTTGGTTGAGAGTATTCCtctatcttttaatatttttttttgttctgcttctgttttaactttgtttttgcCTATATTTCTCTGATATGGCTGTATGTTTTAAAAGGATAAACTACCCAGAATCATTTATGAggtgggcagtatataaattagattatattaGATGAATAGATTGATATAGATAGGTAGATCTTTTTTTGATTGCTAGcaaaatcaaatattaaaaatgttttgcttGGAGCACCTGTGAAGCTTTTACTAGAAATAATGTAGCAAACTGACTTTCATGCTAAATATGTTTAGTCAAATCTGGATTTGCAAAACATATGAGATGTACTTTCCCTGTATGCTTTCTTCCTCCCAGTGTGGGTAGGAAAACAGTTCAGGTGGAAGCTTTTCCACATATGGGACAGATGAATCTTTCCTTCCCCTCATCTTCTTtatagcccaagaaactagggtgggtctcttctgagcctcttaTCCTGCCCACTATCCAGTTGCAGGCTaggctgcctcttatctgactattCCTTTGGCAACAGTCTCTTTGCTTGGGTTCCCAGGGTCTTTCCCACATCCCATTACAACTTGTACCCTAGAATCATAGGTGCTCCATTACTGAGATTTTCAAACAAAGTTGGACAACTATTTAGCTGGGATGATTTGAGGATTCCTGCTCTGAGTACGGTAAAGTTGAACTGCAAGGCCTCCAAAGTCATTTCAGGTCCCATGATTTTGTGCATACCAGCTTTACCCTAGTTTCCCCGTACAACCACTCTGAGATTCCTGCAGACTTTGTTTTCAACGGTCATGGTTCATCCAAAATGGTTTGATAGAACTTCCAGGACACAATTTGTTTTTTCAGATTTGAAGCAAAGcatattttctgttttctgtacATCGCTGGTGAATTTATACACCTCTTTGAAAGCTATTAGGCACTTTTTCTATATCACAGTAATATAGAAAAAGTGCCTAATAGCTTTCAATACTGCCACTACTCTAAACATGTAAGTAGTGAGAATATTATTGTGTTTTATATATACATTACCTGCCAATAATCATCTAAACCATAGAAGCATGTATATTCTCACAAACATAAAACAGTCAACCAAAAAACCTTCTTACAATAGCTTTTAAAGTAGTGTAAAATATAGAAAAACATTATTGTCCAAATGACATTTTTAATTCTGTTACTGTCCGAAGAAGGAAATATCAAGGAATGTAATTCTTCATTTCATAGgtgataaagaaaagtacttactCGGAGGTAGTTGAGTGTGGAGTTTGAAAGTCCACATCGAGTAATATTTTTGGACAACTGGTCCAACATCTGGGGATCTTGAGCCTGAAGAGAGAATGTtagaagcagaaataaaacagtTAAACAAAAATATGTTACCTCAACACATAAAGTGTACATTGGAGCACTGGAAGGTTAATCTTTTAAAATGATACAAGTATATTTGGACACCAAAATAGAAATTGAAgcttgaaatttaaaaaataatggtgCAGCAGAAAAACCCTCAACACTATGAATAGGCACAAGCAAGCGAAACAACTTGTCAAGACTCAGTCTCAGTAATATTTAAACCCAGTCTAAACAGAGGCTATTACTAGCCTCTGAACTTACATGCATAGCAAGGATGCTACGGGGAATAAGTTCCCGATGCTGCCGGACACTGAAGTGCCATGTCTTTATCCTCATCATGTCATCAAACATGAATTCCAAATAGAGGCGGCCCTCCACAGATACCTGGACAAACAGAATGCAAAGGGCTATGAGATTCAAGTGAGTATTCTCTAAGTAATTGTTTGAACACTTGTATATAAAGTCTATGAGCCATATAATAGAATCGAATTCTGAGTCGCTTTTTAGATTATATCATCCCACTACTCAAATTATATCCCCAGAGTCATACTATTTTATTAGACCACATCTGAAATTCATTTAGTGAATATCTGATATTCTATTAGTTTTTCCCAGCAGGCatatacttttcttttcttataaccACCTTCTGTTAGATTATTTCCTGATTTCTCATTCTTTGGTATCTAAAATTAAAACATGAGATATAGAAGCCATTATAATTTCAGACTACATTCCTAAAAGAATTATTGCTTTATCTAACAGAAAAATTCCTTTGCAAAGTAAATCTGGCCTTATGTTTTGTAGCTTGAGGTTCCACAGGTTTAAGTTGGGTCAACAAGCCTGGAGACCCCAGGGACTGGCAAAATATTGAGATGACCACTGATTAATTAATATCTTCCCTGCACCTAatctctttttattgtttttagctctgtgaattttttaatattactaataatatgaatttattcattcatattatTAGTAATATTAAGTTTgtagattttgtttttaattttgttatatacTACCCAGAATCATTTGATTGTGAGATAGGAgctatataaatacatttaatgaataaataaataatttcaaaggtTATATAAATAACTAACATTAATTTAACTTTCTTCAGCTTTCTATAAAGGAGGATTACTGATTTAGAAGCCTTTAAAAATTCTCCAAAATATCTAACCATTAAAGAGCAATTGCATCTGGAccccaaataaatgaataacaaaattttatttaGCCCTTTTAGAAATTTTACGAATAAGAAATTCCTGGTCTGTCAATAAAAACTGATAGCAGAAAAGGCCTTCTGCCTAGGATCCACCAAATGTAATAACTTCAGCAGGCCCTCTCTGCTGAATGTGGTGGGATGGGCAGATGTAATGAGCCCATCATTATATTATAATGAGCTTGAATGTCCTTTTCTCATTAATCAATAGACAATTTCACTAATTGATATGAAATTAATTTCCTGTTCTCTTAAAATGAGGATAATATAACAATGACAAAATTTGCTTTGCCTCAGCGAATATTAGGCAGAAGTTGTtgtcttttccaaaaggcaactgggttttccttgaaaacatttcgcttctcacgcAAGAACTTATTTAGTTCTAAGTGAATGGTGGGGAACAAAAGGAGTTATATTGTTtggagtcatctggttgttagctctctgcaaagaatataaatccatccattccttGTTTTGCAGCACTTGGTTTTtaaaaaggggcctctgtggctcagcctggtaagacagtctgttattaacacatctgcttgcaattactgcaggttctaatcccaccaggcccaaggttgactcagccttccatcctttataaggtaggtaaaatgaggacccagattgttgggggcaataagctgactttgtatataaatatacaaataggatgaagactattgctaacatagtgtaagccgccctgagtcttcagagaagggcgggatataaatgcaaatttttctaaaaaatgtaatttcctggccctatttttctgcttcaaAAAAATTACTATACCTGCCTATCCCATTTCTAAATAGAgctgaatttaaattaaatttaaaaaagtgcTATATGCAattgcattattattatcatttttagaataaaatatatttaaaaatacactgtgacataattttgttttaattctgttGTAGCTATCAactctttccaagcagaggatcTCATTACAAGAATATGTGAAGAATGCTGAAGACTGTAATTATACACAAGTACCTCTTGGTAAGCCCTGGGGCTGGGGAAACACCATTGCACTCTCACCTGGGTGAACATGGGTTTGCCATGCTGAGTGACCATAGTACATTGATCACAATCAAGTGAAACGAAGTTGTTATGGAAGGATTCCTTTGGGTGCTTCAGAACATAATACAGCTCAGTAGCGCCCCCCTCAAAGATA of Ahaetulla prasina isolate Xishuangbanna chromosome 6, ASM2864084v1, whole genome shotgun sequence contains these proteins:
- the LDB1 gene encoding LIM domain-binding protein 1 isoform X2; the encoded protein is MSVGCACPGCSSKSFKLYSPKEPPNGNAFTPFHSGTMLDRDVGPTPMYPPTYLEPGIGRHTPYGNQTDYRIFELNKRLQNWTEECDNLWWDAFTTEFFEDDAMLTITFCLEDGPKRYTIGRTLIPRYFRSIFEGGATELYYVLKHPKESFHNNFVSLDCDQCTMVTQHGKPMFTQVSVEGRLYLEFMFDDMMRIKTWHFSVRQHRELIPRSILAMHAQDPQMLDQLSKNITRCGLSNSTLNYLRLCVILEPMQELMSRHKTYSLSPRDCLKTCLFQKWQRMVAPPAEPARQQPSKRRKRKMSGGSTMSSGGGNTNNSNSKKKSPASTFALSSQDVMVVGEPTLMGGEFGDEDERLITRLENTQFDAANGIDDEDSFNNSPALGANSPWNSKPPSSQESKSENPTSQASQ
- the LDB1 gene encoding LIM domain-binding protein 1 isoform X3 — protein: MLDRDVGPTPMYPPTYLEPGIGRHTPYGNQTDYRIFELNKRLQNWTEECDNLWWDAFTTEFFEDDAMLTITFCLEDGPKRYTIGRTLIPRYFRSIFEGGATELYYVLKHPKESFHNNFVSLDCDQCTMVTQHGKPMFTQVSVEGRLYLEFMFDDMMRIKTWHFSVRQHRELIPRSILAMHAQDPQMLDQLSKNITRCGLSNSTLNYLRLCVILEPMQELMSRHKTYSLSPRDCLKTCLFQKWQRMVAPPAEPARQQPSKRRKRKMSGGSTMSSGGGNTNNSNSKKKSPASTFALSSQVPDVMVVGEPTLMGGEFGDEDERLITRLENTQFDAANGIDDEDSFNNSPALGANSPWNSKPPSSQESKSENPTSQASQ
- the LDB1 gene encoding LIM domain-binding protein 1 isoform X1 — translated: MSVGCACPGCSSKSFKLYSPKEPPNGNAFTPFHSGTMLDRDVGPTPMYPPTYLEPGIGRHTPYGNQTDYRIFELNKRLQNWTEECDNLWWDAFTTEFFEDDAMLTITFCLEDGPKRYTIGRTLIPRYFRSIFEGGATELYYVLKHPKESFHNNFVSLDCDQCTMVTQHGKPMFTQVSVEGRLYLEFMFDDMMRIKTWHFSVRQHRELIPRSILAMHAQDPQMLDQLSKNITRCGLSNSTLNYLRLCVILEPMQELMSRHKTYSLSPRDCLKTCLFQKWQRMVAPPAEPARQQPSKRRKRKMSGGSTMSSGGGNTNNSNSKKKSPASTFALSSQVPDVMVVGEPTLMGGEFGDEDERLITRLENTQFDAANGIDDEDSFNNSPALGANSPWNSKPPSSQESKSENPTSQASQ
- the LDB1 gene encoding LIM domain-binding protein 1 isoform X4 — encoded protein: MSVGCACPGCSSKSFKLYSPKEPPNGNAFTPFHSGTMLDRDVGPTPMYPPTYLEPGIGRHTPYGNQTDYRIFELNKRLQNWTEECDNLWWDAFTTEFFEDDAMLTITFCLEDGPKRYTIGRTLIPRYFRSIFEGGATELYYVLKHPKESFHNNFVSLDCDQCTMVTQHGKPMFTQVSVEGRLYLEFMFDDMMRIKTWHFSVRQHRELIPRSILAMHAQDPQMLDQLSKNITRCGLSNSTLNYLRLCVILEPMQELMSRHKTYSLSPRDCLKTCLFQKWQRMVAPPAEPARQQPSKRRKRKMSGGSTMSSGGGNTNNSNSKKKSPASTFALSSQEGRGRGPCCCDSWLP